The Manduca sexta isolate Smith_Timp_Sample1 chromosome 7, JHU_Msex_v1.0, whole genome shotgun sequence region atttaattatgtacattgtactataataattacattataacatGTTTTTGGACAAATACATTGCTTTTCGTCATTATTGGTAAATCTATTTCTGACATCAGTACCCCTAGCGTGATTTTACGCGTTTTGTATCTTTAACggaataatttaaagtaaatttttgtatggaaatttgaacAGCGCCCCGTGAGCatattttgaactaaaatgCGGCGTGAACATCGCGCGTGTGAACTTCGAATAGTAAAACACGTAACCATGGTAACGGTAGTTTGAATGTATTAGAATCGATAAGACTTTATTTacgtatattattgttaaacgaTAAAGAAATATCTACGTAAACGTTAACTTGATACGATACTGCGTAAATTCCTGCTAGGCGAGTACAACAAATGGCACCTTAGGCCCATCGCATATAATATAGTTTACGTTGCAATTGGAGATAATAAAATCCCTGATTTtcaatatattgttatgaaacataaattatttacccATTTCGAGACATAATACTTATTTGCTATTCATATTGACAAAAAACAGGGCGGGGTATGGTTATTAATCTCATAGTTTTGCACTTTATTATCGCCCTTAAAATCATGGGTAATATTGGACTtaagtatgttttataattactaatagcACCTAAAATTAACGGATTTATCGATGTTGCTACTGCCTTGTAGATCTCAAAAATGAActcatattattcaaaataatttaattcaattacgtaaataacattttcaaacatgTTTGCAGATAaatgcaattttgtttttttaatattggcaAATGCAACAGCGATTTGATACGCAGTGTTATGACTAGGCCTAATTCGTTCAGTATTTACAATATACTTGGtggttttatacatatttggtaTTTAGGTTTCATGTCCGACGGTATCTttccaaagaaataaaattagatgagtatatttttgataatggTTCAAAATCGTattattctttacttttatatttttaatacttataaaatattcttgatattttttgcaatacgtagtaatgtaacatttattgtTGCAGTTTTGCTTAAAGAAAACTATCACTGCACAAAATATtgtagttacaatattttatacaatttaaaccaatttttctaaaatcgttGGAGTACGACTGAAAATGAACTCACGATGTTTGTGGATATCAGAAATATTTGAGGAAAAAAATACGACACTATATCTGtacttgtatattataaaatgaaatgtatttttgacaTCACAGACagacattttattactatataataacaaaattaacgatttataatatctatatttggACAAAACTTATTCTAGGTCACGTATAAATTGCCATACTTTATTTAATACGTCATTTTATTGCTGGTGACGTAATTTAAAGAAGacgacttaaaattaattttaatagaaaatatacaattttgggAGGGATCGTTTCGTTTTGGGATACAACACTCAGTTCACTGAGACTGGTAATTTCGAATATCTTTGGAACAAACACGCTAATTCAAGCATTTGTCATACAAGTGTGTCTAGCACGTAACCAGGTCCGTAAGTGAAATTAGCTTGTTCTAATACAGGAACGTAGCTATCTTGTAAGAGGATTGGTTGTCGACTCGACGTTTCGTTTAACTGTCTTTCCAGTACAGCATTTTGCAGTTCTTCCTCTTCAAGTTCCAGAGTTAACTCATCGAGTAACTTCATTCTACATTCTATGTCTCTGTTCGTCTTCTCTAACTCTAGATCGTTGTCCTGCATCTCTTTTGCTGTCAACCCTAACTCTTCTTCAATTTTATCCAATAGCATAGTCACCTGCGACACATTTTCGCAGCTGTTTGCTTTTTTCTCCTCagtatatctttttattttcgcCGTAAGTCTTACTACCAGTTCTTCTTCTCGATGTAATCTTTTGTTAATGATTGCCAGTTTTTCCAGTAATTCTATTTCTTCTCGTATTCTAGAAAGTTCGTCGGCTGACGCATCAGAGTCTGTGTCGGTTGGCGTTTGTTTAAGCCTTTCTGAATTTACTTGACAGATATCTGTGAGTTCTTTTGTGAAGTAATGTTCTCTCATGAGATGCCGTTCTCTTCTTGATTTGTGTTTGGTGTGACGCCTGGGGGGTGTGCCGCTGCCGACGCCGACGCCACTGTCGCTGTTGCCGGCTTGACTGTCGTTTACTTCGCTGCACCTCCCAAGGTCCCTCAAGTATGATTCCAGTAGGTAGTTGGACCCATGTTTCTCCATTCGACTTTTGTGTGTCTGGTCTTCTAGCTGGTCAATAAGTTTTTCTTGTTCTCTGtaaacaaagtaattaataagGTTACTACTTTCTCTTAGTAGTAagcgtaaaatatatttaaaaagtctaGTTTGTAAGATCTACATTCTCTTGTTAGTATAAGCTGTTGTATATTCAATTAATGTTATAAGCCCTTGTGCAAAGGCATTGCAATATTGCCAACCTTAATTTGTCGAGTTGTTGGTGTATGGTCCTGCTTTGGTGTTGTATGATGGAGACGAGCCTGGCTGCAGGGTCCTCGCTCCTCGCTCGAGGAGGCGGTGTGGCCGCCCTGACACCTCTCCGCCTTCTCCTCCTCGCCCCTCCCCGGCTGCCCCCGTCACTGTCCCTCCCTGAGTCATCCTCGCCGCCGCTTGACACGCGGCGTAAGGATAAACGCACCTGTAAGAAAGGTTCAATTTTGATTTGAAGTTTCCTTGAAATGTGACTTTTTCCAAGATGTGCATGggaaatataaataggtaaacGTCTTAATTTCCTAGAATAAATGCATATCCataggcaaaaatatttaattctgagTAGCGtactgataatataatataatatactgatAATCTTTTGATGTTAAAAACTGACAAAACAGGTCATAGTTTACATAGATGTGACTTATTTAAGATACAAGTATTTGAAATGCAGACATTCTGTAcctagtatttataatatcgtTTCCAAAAACATCTTTAACTGATATTTGCAAGTGTAACTTGTATTTCAGATATGATGTATCGTGTTCTCTCTATCTATGCAAGTTTAAATAGCGAAAAGCTTAGACATTTGATGAATGGGGTTGATAGAGGCGAGTATTACCTCATGCCGTGCGTCCCCCCACGCTGCCAAAACATGCAAGACTGGAACATCTGGTGGAAGCGGTCGCTCTACGCCCCGCCACCGCTCTGCTAGCACCCATTCCCCATGCTCGCTTAATCCTCcagctgaaaataaataatttattaacttaaatcAAAACCAGGAACAAATTTGCCAGTTTGAAGACGAAATAAGCAAAGTTTTTTTATAGtcttgaatgactagacgagcttgccgttcacctgatagtaagcgatacaaccgcccataaacagtatgaACTCCAGCCAAcattttgaattgcaaagtattgtttagtgttccactacgctcgtcatcctgagacatgagatgttaagttttattatatccagtagatCTAAGTAAAGTCATTTATGAtagtaaaatatgataaaagcgtttgtattaaatttgaagTACCTTCAGGCGCGTCCTGCAATGCTCTCACAATGTCTGCGCAAGTGGTGTGGGATCTTACTCCTCTCACCCACAGTTTCTGGCCATGAGCCAGCACGCCCACTTCTTCATCGCTGTAGTCCGAAGACGACGCCTCCATGGTCACCTGGATAAACAATGTTTTGATTTAATCCAGGGTATAAGGTGCCT contains the following coding sequences:
- the LOC119193848 gene encoding ras association domain-containing protein 10-like, giving the protein MEASSSDYSDEEVGVLAHGQKLWVRGVRSHTTCADIVRALQDAPEAGGLSEHGEWVLAERWRGVERPLPPDVPVLHVLAAWGDARHEVRLSLRRVSSGGEDDSGRDSDGGSRGGARRRRRRGVRAATPPPRARSEDPAARLVSIIQHQSRTIHQQLDKLREQEKLIDQLEDQTHKSRMEKHGSNYLLESYLRDLGRCSEVNDSQAGNSDSGVGVGSGTPPRRHTKHKSRRERHLMREHYFTKELTDICQVNSERLKQTPTDTDSDASADELSRIREEIELLEKLAIINKRLHREEELVVRLTAKIKRYTEEKKANSCENVSQVTMLLDKIEEELGLTAKEMQDNDLELEKTNRDIECRMKLLDELTLELEEEELQNAVLERQLNETSSRQPILLQDSYVPVLEQANFTYGPGYVLDTLV